Proteins from one Bos indicus x Bos taurus breed Angus x Brahman F1 hybrid chromosome 19, Bos_hybrid_MaternalHap_v2.0, whole genome shotgun sequence genomic window:
- the TSEN54 gene encoding tRNA-splicing endonuclease subunit Sen54 isoform X1, protein MDPEPESASVEVPAGRVLSAPELFAARSRSQKLPQRSHGPKDFLPDGSEAQAERLRLCRQELWQLLAEERVERLGSLVAAEWRPEEGFVELKSPAGKFWQTMGFSEQGRQRLHPEEALYLLECGSIQLFHQDLPLSIQEAYQLLLTEDTVTFLQYQVFSHLKRLGYVVRRFQPSSVLSPYERQLNLDGGAQCLEGKRKRRSSSSQSINKKPKALQNPLQGMDGTPESPATCSPPPQNQNSCRSEEKPQESSPIKSPMGPLQLLGSLKPCPGLGREGAQCSPENGKIEDGVTGAPKPRWNFEQISFPNMAADSRHTLLLAPAPELLPANVAGRETDAESWCQRLNQRKEKLSRRERERQAEAQHFREDVNADPQVQRCSSWREYKQLLQRRHLQKTQSRPPHLWDQPVTPLLSPDRADSPASVLQQISVLQTTHLAEGGARLLEKPGGLEISFDVYQADAVATFRKNNPGKPYVRLCISGSDELVPDLCTLKRLSYQSGDVPLIFALVDHGDISFYSFRDFTLPRDLEH, encoded by the exons ATGGATCCCGAGCCTGAGTCGGCCTCCGTGGAGGTTCCGGCCGGGCGCGTGCTCAG TGCCCCGGAGCTCTTCGCCGCACGTTCCCGGTCCCAGAAGCTGCCCCAGCGCTCGCATGGCCCCAAGGACTTCCTCCCCGACGGCTCGGAGGCCCAGGCCGAGCGGCTGCGCTTGTGCCGCCAGGAGCTCTGGCAGCTGCTGGCCGAGGAGCGCGTGGAGCGCCT GGGCAGTTTGGTGGCCGCCGAGTGGAGACCAGAAGAAGGCTTCGTGGAGTTGAAGTCTCCTGCG GGTAAATTCTGGCAGACCATGGGCTTCTCAGAGCAGGGTCGGCAGCGGCTTCATCCAGAAGAGGCCTTGTATCTGCTGGAGTGT GGCTCCATCCAGCTCTTCCACCAAGACCTTCCGCTGTCTATCCAAGAGGCCTACCAGCTGCTGCTGACTGAGGACACAGTGACTTTCCTGCAGTACCAG GTCTTCAGCCACCTGAAAAGACTCGGCTATGTGGTTCGACGATTCCAACCAAG CTCTGTCCTGTCCCCTTACGAGCGGCAGCTGAACTTGGACGGTGGTGCCCAGTGCCTGGAGggcaagaggaagaggaggagctcCAGCTCTCA GTCCATTAATAAGAAGCCCAAGGCCCTGCAGAACCCCCTGCAGGGGATGGATGGGACACCCGAGAGCCCAGCAACCTGCAGCCCACCTCCCCAGAACCAGAACAGCTGCCGCTCAGAGGAGAAACCCCAGGAGTCAAGCCCCATAAAGAGCCCCATGGGCCCCCTTCAGCTGCTGGGGTCCCTGAAACCCTGCCCTggtctgggcagggagggggcacaATGCAGCCCAGAGAATGGCAAAATAGAGGACGGGGTCACGGGGGCTCCTAAGCCCCGCTGGAACTTTGAGCAGATCTCCTTCCCTAACATGGCTGCAGACAGCCGCCATACCCTCCTGCTCGCCCCCGCTCCTGAGCTGCTCCCGGCCAACGTGGCTGGACGGGAGACGGACGCCGAGTCCTGGTGCCAGAGGCTCAACCAGCGGAAGGAGAAGCTCTCTCGGCGGGAACGGGAGCGGCAGGCAGAGGCCCAGCACTTCCGCGAGGATGTGAACGCTGACCCCCAGGTACAGCGCTGCTCCAGCTGGCGGGAGTACAAGCAGCTGCTGCAGAGGCGGCACCTGCAGAAGACCCAGAGCCGCCCCCCACACCTGTGGGACCAGCCTGTCACCCCCTTGCTGAGTCCCGATCGCGCCGACTCCCCAG CCTCAGTCCTTCAGCAGATCTCTGTGCTGCAGACAACGCACCTTGCTGAAGGAGGTGCCCG GCTGTTGGAGAAGCCCGGGGGCTTGGAGATCAGTTTTGATGTCTACCAGGCTGACGCCGTGGCCACCTTCCGAAAGAATAACCCTGGCAAGCCCTATGTCCGGCTGTGCATTAGCGG ATCTGATGAGCTGGTCCCAGACCTCTGCACCCTCAAGCGGTTGTCCTACCAGAGTGGGGATGTCCCTCTGATTTTTGCCCTGGTGGATCATGGAGACATCTCCTTCTACAGCTTCAGGGACTTCACGCTGCCCAGGGATCTGGAACACTGA
- the TSEN54 gene encoding tRNA-splicing endonuclease subunit Sen54 isoform X3, translated as MDPEPESASVEVPAGRVLSAPELFAARSRSQKLPQRSHGPKDFLPDGSEAQAERLRLCRQELWQLLAEERVERLGSLVAAEWRPEEGFVELKSPAGKFWQTMGFSEQGRQRLHPEEALYLLECGSIQLFHQDLPLSIQEAYQLLLTEDTVTFLQYQVFSHLKRLGYVVRRFQPSSVLSPYERQLNLDGGAQCLEGKRKRRSSSSQSINKKPKALQNPLQGMDGTPESPATCSPPPQNQNSCRSEEKPQESSPIKSPMGPLQLLGSLKPCPGLGREGAQCSPENGKIEDGVTGAPKPRWNFEQISFPNMAADSRHTLLLAPAPELLPANVAGRETDAESWCQRLNQRKEKLSRRERERQAEAQHFREDVNADPQPQSFSRSLCCRQRTLLKEVPGCWRSPGAWRSVLMSTRLTPWPPSERITLASPMSGCALADLMSWSQTSAPSSGCPTRVGMSL; from the exons ATGGATCCCGAGCCTGAGTCGGCCTCCGTGGAGGTTCCGGCCGGGCGCGTGCTCAG TGCCCCGGAGCTCTTCGCCGCACGTTCCCGGTCCCAGAAGCTGCCCCAGCGCTCGCATGGCCCCAAGGACTTCCTCCCCGACGGCTCGGAGGCCCAGGCCGAGCGGCTGCGCTTGTGCCGCCAGGAGCTCTGGCAGCTGCTGGCCGAGGAGCGCGTGGAGCGCCT GGGCAGTTTGGTGGCCGCCGAGTGGAGACCAGAAGAAGGCTTCGTGGAGTTGAAGTCTCCTGCG GGTAAATTCTGGCAGACCATGGGCTTCTCAGAGCAGGGTCGGCAGCGGCTTCATCCAGAAGAGGCCTTGTATCTGCTGGAGTGT GGCTCCATCCAGCTCTTCCACCAAGACCTTCCGCTGTCTATCCAAGAGGCCTACCAGCTGCTGCTGACTGAGGACACAGTGACTTTCCTGCAGTACCAG GTCTTCAGCCACCTGAAAAGACTCGGCTATGTGGTTCGACGATTCCAACCAAG CTCTGTCCTGTCCCCTTACGAGCGGCAGCTGAACTTGGACGGTGGTGCCCAGTGCCTGGAGggcaagaggaagaggaggagctcCAGCTCTCA GTCCATTAATAAGAAGCCCAAGGCCCTGCAGAACCCCCTGCAGGGGATGGATGGGACACCCGAGAGCCCAGCAACCTGCAGCCCACCTCCCCAGAACCAGAACAGCTGCCGCTCAGAGGAGAAACCCCAGGAGTCAAGCCCCATAAAGAGCCCCATGGGCCCCCTTCAGCTGCTGGGGTCCCTGAAACCCTGCCCTggtctgggcagggagggggcacaATGCAGCCCAGAGAATGGCAAAATAGAGGACGGGGTCACGGGGGCTCCTAAGCCCCGCTGGAACTTTGAGCAGATCTCCTTCCCTAACATGGCTGCAGACAGCCGCCATACCCTCCTGCTCGCCCCCGCTCCTGAGCTGCTCCCGGCCAACGTGGCTGGACGGGAGACGGACGCCGAGTCCTGGTGCCAGAGGCTCAACCAGCGGAAGGAGAAGCTCTCTCGGCGGGAACGGGAGCGGCAGGCAGAGGCCCAGCACTTCCGCGAGGATGTGAACGCTGACCCCCAG CCTCAGTCCTTCAGCAGATCTCTGTGCTGCAGACAACGCACCTTGCTGAAGGAGGTGCCCG GCTGTTGGAGAAGCCCGGGGGCTTGGAGATCAGTTTTGATGTCTACCAGGCTGACGCCGTGGCCACCTTCCGAAAGAATAACCCTGGCAAGCCCTATGTCCGGCTGTGCATTAGCGG ATCTGATGAGCTGGTCCCAGACCTCTGCACCCTCAAGCGGTTGTCCTACCAGAGTGGGGATGTCCCTCTGA
- the TSEN54 gene encoding tRNA-splicing endonuclease subunit Sen54 isoform X4, with protein MGFSEQGRQRLHPEEALYLLECGSIQLFHQDLPLSIQEAYQLLLTEDTVTFLQYQVFSHLKRLGYVVRRFQPSSVLSPYERQLNLDGGAQCLEGKRKRRSSSSQSINKKPKALQNPLQGMDGTPESPATCSPPPQNQNSCRSEEKPQESSPIKSPMGPLQLLGSLKPCPGLGREGAQCSPENGKIEDGVTGAPKPRWNFEQISFPNMAADSRHTLLLAPAPELLPANVAGRETDAESWCQRLNQRKEKLSRRERERQAEAQHFREDVNADPQVQRCSSWREYKQLLQRRHLQKTQSRPPHLWDQPVTPLLSPDRADSPASVLQQISVLQTTHLAEGGARLLEKPGGLEISFDVYQADAVATFRKNNPGKPYVRLCISGSDELVPDLCTLKRLSYQSGDVPLIFALVDHGDISFYSFRDFTLPRDLEH; from the exons ATGGGCTTCTCAGAGCAGGGTCGGCAGCGGCTTCATCCAGAAGAGGCCTTGTATCTGCTGGAGTGT GGCTCCATCCAGCTCTTCCACCAAGACCTTCCGCTGTCTATCCAAGAGGCCTACCAGCTGCTGCTGACTGAGGACACAGTGACTTTCCTGCAGTACCAG GTCTTCAGCCACCTGAAAAGACTCGGCTATGTGGTTCGACGATTCCAACCAAG CTCTGTCCTGTCCCCTTACGAGCGGCAGCTGAACTTGGACGGTGGTGCCCAGTGCCTGGAGggcaagaggaagaggaggagctcCAGCTCTCA GTCCATTAATAAGAAGCCCAAGGCCCTGCAGAACCCCCTGCAGGGGATGGATGGGACACCCGAGAGCCCAGCAACCTGCAGCCCACCTCCCCAGAACCAGAACAGCTGCCGCTCAGAGGAGAAACCCCAGGAGTCAAGCCCCATAAAGAGCCCCATGGGCCCCCTTCAGCTGCTGGGGTCCCTGAAACCCTGCCCTggtctgggcagggagggggcacaATGCAGCCCAGAGAATGGCAAAATAGAGGACGGGGTCACGGGGGCTCCTAAGCCCCGCTGGAACTTTGAGCAGATCTCCTTCCCTAACATGGCTGCAGACAGCCGCCATACCCTCCTGCTCGCCCCCGCTCCTGAGCTGCTCCCGGCCAACGTGGCTGGACGGGAGACGGACGCCGAGTCCTGGTGCCAGAGGCTCAACCAGCGGAAGGAGAAGCTCTCTCGGCGGGAACGGGAGCGGCAGGCAGAGGCCCAGCACTTCCGCGAGGATGTGAACGCTGACCCCCAGGTACAGCGCTGCTCCAGCTGGCGGGAGTACAAGCAGCTGCTGCAGAGGCGGCACCTGCAGAAGACCCAGAGCCGCCCCCCACACCTGTGGGACCAGCCTGTCACCCCCTTGCTGAGTCCCGATCGCGCCGACTCCCCAG CCTCAGTCCTTCAGCAGATCTCTGTGCTGCAGACAACGCACCTTGCTGAAGGAGGTGCCCG GCTGTTGGAGAAGCCCGGGGGCTTGGAGATCAGTTTTGATGTCTACCAGGCTGACGCCGTGGCCACCTTCCGAAAGAATAACCCTGGCAAGCCCTATGTCCGGCTGTGCATTAGCGG ATCTGATGAGCTGGTCCCAGACCTCTGCACCCTCAAGCGGTTGTCCTACCAGAGTGGGGATGTCCCTCTGATTTTTGCCCTGGTGGATCATGGAGACATCTCCTTCTACAGCTTCAGGGACTTCACGCTGCCCAGGGATCTGGAACACTGA
- the TSEN54 gene encoding tRNA-splicing endonuclease subunit Sen54 isoform X2 — MDPEPESASVEVPAGRVLSAPELFAARSRSQKLPQRSHGPKDFLPDGSEAQAERLRLCRQELWQLLAEERVERLGSLVAAEWRPEEGFVELKSPAGKFWQTMGFSEQGRQRLHPEEALYLLECGSIQLFHQDLPLSIQEAYQLLLTEDTVTFLQYQVFSHLKRLGYVVRRFQPSSVLSPYERQLNLDGGAQCLEGKRKRRSSSSQSINKKPKALQNPLQGMDGTPESPATCSPPPQNQNSCRSEEKPQESSPIKSPMGPLQLLGSLKPCPGLGREGAQCSPENGKIEDGVTGAPKPRWNFEQISFPNMAADSRHTLLLAPAPELLPANVAGRETDAESWCQRLNQRKEKLSRRERERQAEAQHFREDVNADPQPQSFSRSLCCRQRTLLKEVPGESPGCWRSPGAWRSVLMSTRLTPWPPSERITLASPMSGCALADLMSWSQTSAPSSGCPTRVGMSL, encoded by the exons ATGGATCCCGAGCCTGAGTCGGCCTCCGTGGAGGTTCCGGCCGGGCGCGTGCTCAG TGCCCCGGAGCTCTTCGCCGCACGTTCCCGGTCCCAGAAGCTGCCCCAGCGCTCGCATGGCCCCAAGGACTTCCTCCCCGACGGCTCGGAGGCCCAGGCCGAGCGGCTGCGCTTGTGCCGCCAGGAGCTCTGGCAGCTGCTGGCCGAGGAGCGCGTGGAGCGCCT GGGCAGTTTGGTGGCCGCCGAGTGGAGACCAGAAGAAGGCTTCGTGGAGTTGAAGTCTCCTGCG GGTAAATTCTGGCAGACCATGGGCTTCTCAGAGCAGGGTCGGCAGCGGCTTCATCCAGAAGAGGCCTTGTATCTGCTGGAGTGT GGCTCCATCCAGCTCTTCCACCAAGACCTTCCGCTGTCTATCCAAGAGGCCTACCAGCTGCTGCTGACTGAGGACACAGTGACTTTCCTGCAGTACCAG GTCTTCAGCCACCTGAAAAGACTCGGCTATGTGGTTCGACGATTCCAACCAAG CTCTGTCCTGTCCCCTTACGAGCGGCAGCTGAACTTGGACGGTGGTGCCCAGTGCCTGGAGggcaagaggaagaggaggagctcCAGCTCTCA GTCCATTAATAAGAAGCCCAAGGCCCTGCAGAACCCCCTGCAGGGGATGGATGGGACACCCGAGAGCCCAGCAACCTGCAGCCCACCTCCCCAGAACCAGAACAGCTGCCGCTCAGAGGAGAAACCCCAGGAGTCAAGCCCCATAAAGAGCCCCATGGGCCCCCTTCAGCTGCTGGGGTCCCTGAAACCCTGCCCTggtctgggcagggagggggcacaATGCAGCCCAGAGAATGGCAAAATAGAGGACGGGGTCACGGGGGCTCCTAAGCCCCGCTGGAACTTTGAGCAGATCTCCTTCCCTAACATGGCTGCAGACAGCCGCCATACCCTCCTGCTCGCCCCCGCTCCTGAGCTGCTCCCGGCCAACGTGGCTGGACGGGAGACGGACGCCGAGTCCTGGTGCCAGAGGCTCAACCAGCGGAAGGAGAAGCTCTCTCGGCGGGAACGGGAGCGGCAGGCAGAGGCCCAGCACTTCCGCGAGGATGTGAACGCTGACCCCCAG CCTCAGTCCTTCAGCAGATCTCTGTGCTGCAGACAACGCACCTTGCTGAAGGAGGTGCCCGGTGAGTCTCCAG GCTGTTGGAGAAGCCCGGGGGCTTGGAGATCAGTTTTGATGTCTACCAGGCTGACGCCGTGGCCACCTTCCGAAAGAATAACCCTGGCAAGCCCTATGTCCGGCTGTGCATTAGCGG ATCTGATGAGCTGGTCCCAGACCTCTGCACCCTCAAGCGGTTGTCCTACCAGAGTGGGGATGTCCCTCTGA